The following coding sequences are from one Musa acuminata AAA Group cultivar baxijiao chromosome BXJ2-4, Cavendish_Baxijiao_AAA, whole genome shotgun sequence window:
- the LOC103975257 gene encoding 3-ketoacyl-CoA synthase 20-like — MAEKVAPSVDNRLPSYLLKLLKPNYMKLLYHHVISNALYLCLGPLLVLLFPRLSTLTLADLRELPNQPWVNLSAVVTTSTLLMAVATLYAMSRPRPVYLVDFSCYKPTQAHMATRGEIMEHFKKAGTFTDETVAFQHKMLERCGIGDSSYFPRSLLCTPINMSHRTAREEAETVMFGATDELFQKTGVAAADISILVVNCSLYNPTPSYTSMIVNRYKLRKDVMSYNLGGMGCSAGLISIDLVKNLLQVHPNSYAMVVSTENMTLNAYLGNNRSMLVSNSLFRLGGAAVLLSNRRSDRRRSKYQLVHTMRTHRGAEDCSHSCVMQEEDAEGKVGVALSKELMVVAGNALKANISTLGPLVLPMSEQLLFLAAMLLRKVLKLKIRSYIPDFKLAFEHFCIHAGGRAVLDELEKHLELTPWHMEPSRMTLHRFGNTSSSSLWYELSYIEAKGRIRRGDRVWQIAFGSGFKCNSAVWRALNTVLDVHKNPWTDEIHKFPVHVPKVTPILS; from the exons ATGGCTGAGAAGGTTGCACCTTCGGTTGACAACAGGCTTCCGAGTTACCTTCTGAAGCTACTGAAGCCTAACTACATGAAGCTCCTCTACCACCATGTCATCTCGAACGCTCTTTATCTCTGCCTCGGCCCGCTGCTGGTGCTACTCTTCCCTCGCCTATCAACGCTGACCCTCGCCGACCTGCGTGAGCTTCCGAACCAGCCATGGGTTAACCTGTCGGCGGTGGTCACCACATCGACCCTCCTCATGGCGGTGGCCACCTTGTATGCCATGAGCCGCCCCCGCCCGGTCTATTTGGTGGACTTCTCCTGCTACAAGCCGACCCAGGCTCACATGGCCACCCGCGGTGAGATCATGGAGCATTTCAAGAAAGCCGGGACGTTCACCGACGAGACCGTGGCCTTCCAGCACAAGATGCTGGAGCGGTGCGGCATCGGGGACTCGTCCTACTTCCCCAGGTCGCTGCTGTGCACCCCCATCAACATGAGCCACCGAACCGCCCGTGAGGAGGCGGAGACCGTCATGTTCGGGGCAACCGACGAGCTGTTCCAGAAGACAGGGGTGGCGGCAGCCGACATCAGCATCCTGGTggtgaactgcagcctctacaacccCACCCCCTCTTACACCTCCATGATCGTGAACCGGTACAAGCTAAGGAAGGATGTCATGAGCTACAACCTCGGCGGTATGGGCTGCAGCGCCGGCCTCATTTCCATAGACCTAGTCAAGAATCTCCTTCAG GTGCACCCGAACAGCTACGCGATGGTGGTGAGCACCGAGAACATGACGCTGAACGCCTACTTGGGAAACAACCGGTCGATGCTGGTGAGCAACAGCCTGTTCCGCCTCGGCGGCGCAGCCGTCCTGCTATCGAACCGGCGGTCCGACAGGCGGCGGTCCAAGTACCAGCTGGTTCACACCATGCGCACCCACCGAGGCGCCGAGGACTGCAGCCACTCGTGCGTGATGCAGGAGGAGGACGCGGAGGGGAAGGTGGGGGTGGCGCTGTCGAAGGAGCTGATGGTGGTGGCGGGTAACGCGCTCAAGGCCAACATCTCCACGCTGGGCCCGCTGGTCCTCCCCATGTCGGAGCAGCTCCTCTTCCTCGCCGCCATGCTCCTGCGCAAGGTGCTCAAGCTCAAGATCCGGAGCTACATCCCCGACTTCAAGCTGGCCTTCGAGCACTTCTGCATCCACGCCGGCGGCCGCGCCGTTCTGGACGAGCTCGAGAAGCACCTCGAGCTCACGCCCTGGCACATGGAGCCGTCCCGCATGACGCTCCACCGCTTCGGCAACACCTCCAGCAGCTCCCTCTGGTACGAGCTCTCCTACATCGAGGCCAAAGGCCGCATCCGGCGAGGCGACCGGGTGTGGCAGATCGCCTTCGGCTCGGGGTTCAAGTGCAACAGCGCCGTCTGGCGAGCTCTCAACACCGTCCTTGACGTCCACAAGAACCCATGGACGGACGAGATCCACAAGTTCCCGGTACACGTGCCCAAGGTCACGCCTATCCTATCCTAG